TTTCTGCAACAGCGCCGCCTGCACCCGGTTTGCCAACCCCAGCTTCGAGAGCACCCGGGAGACGTGCGTCTTGACCGTGGCCTCGGAAATCCCCAGCCGGCGCCCGATCACGTAGTTCGTCAGGCCCTCGCCCAGGGCGGCAAAAACCTCGCGTTCGCGTTCCGTGAGAAGTTCCCAGCCGGGCGGGTCGGCCGGAGTGGCCGCCGGGACCGTTTGGGCGGAGAGAGCCGCGGCCACAATCCGGGCGGTCACCTCCGGGGCAATGACCTGGTCGCCGTCATGGACCCGCCGCAGCGCCGCCGTGATGGCCTCCGGCTCCGCCGTTTTGAGCAGAAATCCGGCAGCGCCGGCCCGCAGCGCACCAAAAAGCTGGGAGTCCTGGTCAAACGTTGTCAGCACCAGCACGGTCGAGTGGCCCTCCCCGACAATGATCCTGGTGGCCTCGATGCCGTCCATGACCGGCATGCGCAAATCCATAAGCACGACGTCGGGCCGCAGCGCACGTGCCATGGTGACGGCGGCGCCACCGTCACCAGCCTCGCCCACCACCTCCATGTCGGCTGAGGTGTCCACCACCATGCGCATGCCGAGCCTGATGGCGGCATGGTCATCGACAATCAGGACCGTGATGGGTTGCCGTGCCGGAACGGGGGCCGGGGCCGGAGCCAAGGCGGGGTGCTCGGTCATGCCGTGTGTCCTTCGGTGGGGTGTTCGGTGTTCGCGGGTGCCGCGGGTGCTGCGGGGACGGAGAGCGGCAGTCGCAGGGCCACCTTCCAGTCTGTGCCGTCCGGTGCAGCCGTGAGTGTTCCGCCTGCGTGTGCCGCACGGAAATGCATGCTGGGAATGCCTGTGCCCGTTCCGGTGGATGACCCGGCAGTGCCTGCGGGCAGGGCACTGCTGACCGTCAACAAAAGGTCATGGCCGGCATTCCCATTCGTCCCTGCTGGCGTGCCGCTTGGTGGGTCTGCTGGTGCTCCGGCTGGTGTGCCGGACGGAACCGCGGCAAGTGAGATGACCACCGGTTTCCCGGGTGCATGCTTGGCCGCGTTGGCCAGGGACTCGGACGCTATGCGGTACGCCGTGGTCTGGACGGGCAGCGGCAGGTGATGGCCGCCGTCGTGCAGAGAATTGCTGAAGCGCACGTCCCCGCCTGCCTCACGGTGGGCCTCGATCAGCGGTGCCAGTTCGGCGATCCGCCCCGGTGCCTCGGAGGATGCGCCGGAGTGCAGCAGCCGGATCATGGTGTTCAGCTCGTCCAGGCCCGAAACGCTTTCGGCACGGATCTGGCGCAGCAGCACGGTGCCTGGGGTATCAGACGAGGCGGTCCTGGCGGCATGGAGGGCGGCCCCGGACTGCAGCGCGATGGCCGAGAGCCGGGCGGAAATGACGTCGTGGAGTTCGCGTGCCATGTGCTGTCGTTCGTGCTCGAGGGCAAGGTCATGGGCATTGCGCTCGGCCAGAATCCGCTGCTGCGCTGCGTCATGGACGGCATCTGCGCGGGCGGATTCGCTCTCCGCCAGCTGGTTGGCCTTGCGCAGGTTCCCCGCCCATTCCACGGGGGTCAGCAGCGTGACGACGGCAAGGACGCCCGCAGCCACCGCGATGCCGGCATTTTTGGACGCGGCAAAGGCGGCAATCACCAACAGCACCGTCAGGGCCCACGATGCCCTGGACGCGAGCGAGGCGGCTTTGGTGGTGCCGAAGAGGACCAGTGAGAAGAAGAACTCAAAGATCAGCAGGAACGCTCCGGCGTGCCCGGCCAGGAGCAGTCCCACCGCCGCCGTGCCGCACATCCAAGCCATGGCCGTAGGTGCGGTGCGGCGGAACAGGACGCCCATGCAGCCCAGCACCGCAATGGCCGGCCAGGCTGCTGCCAGCTGCTCCACCTTGAGGCTGCCGAAGGCTGTCAGATTGACGGCGTCGAGGAGCCAAAAGAGCGCGAAATAGCCGCCGGCCAGTGCCATGTCCTCGACCTTGATTTTCGCCATGCGCCGCACATTGAGGCGCATGAAACTACTGCCGAGTCGCCGGAACAAGGGCGCAGGGCGGCTGAGTGCCGGGCCGGCGGGTGCTGCGGATTGGTCCATGTCCCCAGTCTTCCGTGGGGTGGCAGGTGCGGGCAAACGAAACGCGGGCAGATGCGACGAAGGTATGACCTCCGGGTGCGTCCAATGGCCGACGCCGCCCGGGTCCGGCGTTGGCAGGCTGGACCCATGACGATCGCAATTTATGCCCAACTGGCCGTTCTGGCACTCATCGACAGCACCAGCATCGGCACCCTCCTCATCCCGTTGTGGCTGCTGCTGCGCCCCGATGCCCGCCGCATGGTGCCGCGGATTCTGCTGTACCTGGGTGTCCTGGCGTTCTTTTACCTGCTGGTCGGAATCGTCATGCTCAGCGGTGCCGACTGGGCCATCAGTGGAATGGGCGGCGGCTCGATGGCAGCGATCCCGGCCGTTCAGTGGGCCATGGTGCTGGCAGGCGGCGGCATGCTGGCGTATGCACTGATGGCGAAGCCGGGCGGCAAGGATCCCGCGAAAAAGACGGTGGCAGCAGGGGCAGACCGGGCGTCGGCGGGTTCTGCGATGTCCCCGGCCGACACCCCGGCCGTGGCATCGGACCCCCCAACGGGTGCTGCATCCGTTCCGGAAACTCCGGCGGTGGAGATCAAATGGCAGCAGCGGCTGTCGACGGCGTTGCGGAGTCCGGGCGGCATTGTGGGACTGGCGTTGATTGCCGGGCTGTTGGAGCTGCCCACGATGCTTCCGTATGTGGTGGCGATCGGCGTGCTGTCCAACTCGGCGCTGGCGCTGCCGGGTGAGATTGGGGTCCTGGCCGTGTACTGCCTGGTCATGCTGCTGCCTGCCCTGGTGCTTGTGGGCTTGCGCCTGCTCGCGGGGCAGAAGTTGGACGCCCTGTTGCGCCGGCTCAGCTCCAAGTTGGGTGCGTTTGCCAGCGAAACATTGCTGTGGGTGCTTGGCATTGTCGGCTTCCTCCTGCTGCGCGGCGGGCTGTCCGCCCTGGCCCCCGACGCTCCCTGGAACCCCTTTAAATAGTCCCGAAATGCCCATCCTTGCGGCCGAACGGGCCTATGGACGTCGGGTTGTCAGGTAAATGTGTTGATCGGATTGGCTACGCCCGATCAACGTGTCGAGAAGGGAGCAACTCGACAGCGTTGGCAACCCGATTTTGCCGAGCAGGGACCGGACCCGCGACATGCCGCCAAAGTTGCACCCTCCTCGCAGGTTGGGGGCACTTTCACGGAATGGGCGGGTTCCAGGGAAGGTTGGACCGCGGGTTGGGTGCATTCTCGATGCGGATTGGCGCGGCAATAAGCACTGATGCGCCGGTCAGGTTGCAACCGCCCCTGGAATCGACGATTTCGACCCCACAATTCGAGTTCCAGGGCCGAAATTGCGAGCTCGTGGGCCCGCGCGGCATGTCGGGTGATGGATCGCATCAGCTGCAGTCTCAACTGGGGCGCAGCGCAAGAGCCGGGGACGGTGCCAAGGGCGGGAAAACCGCGGCTGGAGGGGCCCGGCGTCGTGCTACACAGCGGCACGCGTCACATGCATCAAAACAGTGCGGCGGCACGGGTGGCAGCGCCCACGTTCGCCGCTGGTGGAAGCCGGGCACGGACGGCGTCGGGATTTGAGAGAATGGGATCATGACTTCTCCTCAAACCGGCAAAATGTCCAAACCCGGCAAGTTCACTGGCGTTGGCACCATTGTGCTGGCAGCTGTATTCCTTGTAGCCCTCGTTTTCGCGGCCAACAACAGCACGGTGCTGGGGTGGATCATCGCGGCGATCGCGCTCGGCTGGCTGGTGCTCTCCACCTTCGTCTACATCGGCGTGCACAAGGCCGCGGCATTCGGCGCCCGCCAGGTGGCCCTCGCCCAGGCGCAGATGGCGCAGCACAACAGTGCCAGTGCCCCGTCCGACGGCGGCACCCGCCTGGTCTCGCAGGATTCCGGCTCGCGCACGGCCGAGAAGGCGCGCGAGATGAAACTGGACCACTCGTTCAAGATCATCAGCGTCCAGGTGGGCGTAGTCAACGAATACCTCGGCAAGGACGCCGAGATGGTGGCCCGGGCGCTGGATACGATTGACATTACGGCCACGAACGGCCGCGGCATGATCAACCCGAACTGGGAAGCCCAGGAAGCCAAAATGGACGCGGCGATGGCCAAAAAGAACGCCGAACGCCAGGCCGAGAACGCCCAGGAAGCCAAAACGGCCACCGCGGGCGACGGCGACGAGCCCGTCAGCGGCACCATCATCGACTAACGCCCGTCACCATCCATGCGCCCCGCGCGGGCGGACGATCCGGCACCACCTGGGCAACGGCGTCGTGCATCAAAATCATCAGGCCCTGCGGGTAAGGTTGAACAAGTGAGCAACGGTATTGAAAACGGTCAGTTGAGGATCGCAAGCGTCAACGTCAATGGCATTCGTGCCGCCTACAAGAACGGCATGGGCCCGTGGCTTGCAGCGCGCGATGTGGACATCTTGTGCCTGCAGGAAGTGCGCGCACCAGATGCGATCGTGGAGGGCTTCCTCGGCGAGGACTGGCACCTGCTGCACGCCGAGGCTGAGGCCAAGGGGCGTGCCGGGGTGCTGATCGCCACCCGCAAGGACCGCCTGGAACCGGTGGCCACCCGCCTCGGCATTGGCGATGATTACTTCGCCACCACCGGCCGCTGGGTGGAGGCCGACTACGTGGTCACGGGATCCGACGGCACGGACCAGACCCTCACCGTGGTCAGCGCCTACGTCCATTCCGGCGAGGTCGGCACCATCAAACAGGAGGACAAGTTCCGCTTCCTGGACACCATGATCGGGCGCCTGCCGCAACTGGCAGCAGGCAGCGACCACGCACTTGTGGTGGGTGACCTGAACGTGGGCCACAAGACCTTTGACATCAAGAACTGGAAGGGCAATGTGAAGCGCTCCGGGTTCCTGCCCGAGGAGCGCGCGTACTTTGACCGGTTCTTCGGTGATGAAATCGGCTTCAAGGATGTTGCCCGCGAACTCGCCGGCGACGTCGACGGCCCCTACACCTGGTGGTCCAACCGCGGCCAGGCCTTCACCAACGACACCGGCTGGCGCATCGACTACCACGCCGCCACCCCCGGCCTGTTGGCCAAGGCCCAGACCTGCGTGGTGGACCGGGCTGAATCCTACGAAGCCCGCTTCTCAGACCATGCACCACTTGTTGTCGACTACAAGTTCTAAAGGACTTTTCAACCATCATGAGTGAGATTACACAACGCCCCCGCGTCCTCTCCGGAATGCAGCCTTCCGGAGACAGCCTGCACCTGGGCAACTACCTGGGCGCGCTGGTCAACTGGGTGAAGACCCAAGATGACTACCAGACGCTGTTCTTCATCCCGGACATGCACGCCATCACCGTGGAGCAGGACCCGGCGGAACTGCGCGAACGCACCCGCAAGACTGCGGCACAGTACATTGCCGGCGGCATCGACATTGAAAAGTCAACGCTGTTTGTCCAGTCCCACGTACCGGAGCACGCCCAGCTGGCCTGGGTGCTGAACTGCATCACCGGCTTTGGCGAGGCCTCCCGCATGACCCAGTTCAAGGATAAATCAGCGAAAGGTGGGCAGGACGTTGCCAGTGTTGGGCTGTTCACCTACCCGGTGCTGATGGCCGCCGACATCCTGCTCTACCGCCCCCAGGGCGTGCCCGTGGGCGATGACCAACGCCAGCACGTCGAGCTGGCCCGCGACCTGGCCAAGCGCTTCAACTTTAGGTTTGGCGACACCTTCGTGGTCCCGGAAGCCTTCATCCAGAAGGAAGGCGCCAGGATTTACGACCTGCAAAATCCGACGGCGAAAATGTCCAAGTCGGCGTCGGGCCCCAACGGCCTGATCAACCTCCTCGACGACCCCAAGGTGACGGCCAAGCGCATCAAGTCAGCCGTCACGGATGACGACACAGTCGTTGCCCACGACCGTGCAGCCAAGCCCGGTGTGACAAACCTGCTGGAAATCCTCTCCACCCTGACGGACCAGCCCGTTGACGCACTCGTGGCGCAGTACGATGGCAAGATGTACGGGCACCTGAAAGTGGATGTGGCCGAGGCTGTTGTGGAACGGCTGGAACCCATCCGCAAACGCACGCTGGAACTGCTCGACGATCCGGCGGAGCTTGACTCGCTACTGGCGCATGGGGCTGCCAAGGCGCGGGAGATCGCCTCCGCAACGCTGGCCGACGTGTACGAAAAGGTGGGCTTCCTGCCGCCCCTGGGACCGGTCGACTAGCCGTGCCAGGCATTGGTCAAAGCGGGGCATCGCCCACCCCGCACGCTGACAGTCTTGGCGTCATTATTTCCCTGCCCCCTGCGCTGGCGGAGCAGCTCAGCGAGCGGCGGGCCGAGTACGCGGGGCCAGGTTCCGCCGTCGTGCCTCCCCACATCACGTTGGTGTCGGGGCGGGCCAAGGAGGCCTGGAACGATGCTGCCGAGCACGTCCGGAAGGTCGCTGCTGCCGGGGAGCCGTTTGTGATTTCGCTGCGGGGGACGGGCACGTTTGAGCCGATTTCGCCAGTTGTGTTCTTGAATGTAGCGGACGGCGCGCACGATTGTGTACAGCTCCACGAGCAGTTGTTGGAGGGTCCGCTGGAGCACTTGTTGGCGTTTGACTTCCACCCGCACCTGACGATCGCCCATGACCTGGACGCACCGAACATGGCCCGTGCGAAGGCCGACATGGCGGATTTTTCGGCCGATTTTGAGGTCGCCAGTATTGGCCTGTACAACTTTATTGCCGGTGGCTGGGCACTGCGGGAGGAGCTGGCTCTTGGGGGAGCGAGAAGAGGTTAGAGACGGGCTGGAGGCCGCCCATTTTCCGGGATTTGTTGCCCCGGGGGTGGTCGCCAAAAAGCCCATGGCAGCGCCCTTGCAGGCGCCGCCGAGTCCTCTCGACCGCACGGCGCTGGCCGACTGGGCTGCTTCAAAACGGGGAGACTTTGTGGCTGCCCGTGCCAGCGGCAACCCGTGGCGACAGCTCACTACACTGTTTCCGTGGCTCAACGCCAGGGCCGCACAAACGTTTCCGCTGCGGGTGTGGAATCTGTACACCCGCCGCCGCGGCCCGCTGCTGGCCGCAGGCAACGCCTACCTGATGTTCTTCTCGGTCGGTGCCATGCTGGTGGCCGGTTTCTCCATTTTCGGCATGATCGCCGCCGACAACGAGGTGCTGCGCGATGCCGTGGTTGATCTCGTCGCCGAAAGCACGCCCGGGTTGATCAACACCGGCGATGGCGGCCTGGCAACTCCCGAACAACTGCTCGGCACGGGGGGCTTCGGACTGACCCTGTTCGTCTCCCTGGCCGCACTGCTCGTCACAGCGATGGGGTGGATCAACGGCCTGCGTGAGGGCATCCGCTCCCTGCTGGGCCTGGCACGCGACAGGACAAACCCTGTCCTGTCCAAGGTCCGCGACGGCGTCACCTTGCTGGTGCTGGCAGTGGCACTGGTGCTGACCAGCGTGCTCGGCCTGCTCAGCACAGCCGCCATGGGCCATCTCGGAGAGGTGCTGGGATGGGGAAGTTTCCTCACTGGTGCAACAGCACAATTTGGTTCCATCGCCTTGATGTTCATCCTCGACGTGGCAGTCGCCATGATCATGTTCAGCATCGCCTCACGGGTGCGCATGCGACGGCGTGTGTTGATTCTGGCCGCCTTGTTCTCCGGTGCCGGTGCCACCGTGCTGCGATTCTTCAGCGCGATGCTGCTTAATGGTGGCACGAGCAACAAACTGCTGGCTCCTTTCGCCGTGATCCTGGGTCTCTTTGTCTGGTTCTTCCTGCTCAGCCAGGTGTACCTGATGTCGGCCGCTATAGCGGCGGTCCTGGCCGCCGACCGCCCCCGGCGTTCCAAGAGTCGGGCAGCCAAGGCCTGACGCGCTGAGGCCTGACCGGGCGGGACCTGCCGTTGGGCAGGGCAGCCGGCCTCCCGCCGTCGTGGGTCCACCCAACCATGTGCACCCGTTCGTATTTCTGACCTACAATTAACGTCGATAACCGAATGCATTCTGCAGGGTCTGGGGCCCGGATGGAACGATCGCACATGTCTCGAATGAACTTGCGGCACACGGCACTGCGGCAGCGTGAATTCCTGGGCCGCAACGAGCTGGTGGAACACGTTGTGTCCAACCTTGGGCGGCCGGGCTCCAACCTGCTGCTCGTGGGCGCCGGGGGCGTGGGCAAAACCTCGTTGGCGGTCCATTCGATCGAGACGCATTGTGGACTGTACCCGGGGCTGCAGGTTGTGCATTTCACGGCCACCGAAGCGACGCAGCGCACTCCGTTGGCTGTGTTCGATTCGGTGCTCTCCGAGAGCAATCTGGCCAGCGATCAGCGCCCGGACCGCATTGGCGAGTTCATCATCGGGCAGTGCCTCAACCACGCTGCCGGCAGGCCGGGCAGAGCCGCCGTAAAACCGGGCCGCCTGATCATCCACATTGACGATGTTCCACTGCTGGATCCGATGAGTGAGGCAGTTCTTGAATACCTCATCTCGCGCACGGATGTTCGGGTGGTGCTCACCTGCCGCAGCGCCCCCGGCCCTTCCGGAATGCTCGTGCGGGCCTGGCGGGATGGCACGCTCCGGCGCATCGACGTGCCCGAGCTTTCGCTTGCTGAGATTGGCGAGTTCGCGGCAGTCATCCTGCCCGCCCAACCCTTTGCCGCGGAAACCATCGAGCGTCTGCATGCGATGACTGGCGGCAACGCCATGTTCCTCCACGAGCTTCTTCGAGTGCTGGAAGCCTCCCAACAGCTGGAGTCGAGGCAGGGCCTGTG
This genomic interval from Arthrobacter sp. PAMC 25486 contains the following:
- a CDS encoding sensor histidine kinase, whose protein sequence is MDQSAAPAGPALSRPAPLFRRLGSSFMRLNVRRMAKIKVEDMALAGGYFALFWLLDAVNLTAFGSLKVEQLAAAWPAIAVLGCMGVLFRRTAPTAMAWMCGTAAVGLLLAGHAGAFLLIFEFFFSLVLFGTTKAASLASRASWALTVLLVIAAFAASKNAGIAVAAGVLAVVTLLTPVEWAGNLRKANQLAESESARADAVHDAAQQRILAERNAHDLALEHERQHMARELHDVISARLSAIALQSGAALHAARTASSDTPGTVLLRQIRAESVSGLDELNTMIRLLHSGASSEAPGRIAELAPLIEAHREAGGDVRFSNSLHDGGHHLPLPVQTTAYRIASESLANAAKHAPGKPVVISLAAVPSGTPAGAPADPPSGTPAGTNGNAGHDLLLTVSSALPAGTAGSSTGTGTGIPSMHFRAAHAGGTLTAAPDGTDWKVALRLPLSVPAAPAAPANTEHPTEGHTA
- a CDS encoding YihY/virulence factor BrkB family protein, with translation MGEREEVRDGLEAAHFPGFVAPGVVAKKPMAAPLQAPPSPLDRTALADWAASKRGDFVAARASGNPWRQLTTLFPWLNARAAQTFPLRVWNLYTRRRGPLLAAGNAYLMFFSVGAMLVAGFSIFGMIAADNEVLRDAVVDLVAESTPGLINTGDGGLATPEQLLGTGGFGLTLFVSLAALLVTAMGWINGLREGIRSLLGLARDRTNPVLSKVRDGVTLLVLAVALVLTSVLGLLSTAAMGHLGEVLGWGSFLTGATAQFGSIALMFILDVAVAMIMFSIASRVRMRRRVLILAALFSGAGATVLRFFSAMLLNGGTSNKLLAPFAVILGLFVWFFLLSQVYLMSAAIAAVLAADRPRRSKSRAAKA
- a CDS encoding exodeoxyribonuclease III; the protein is MSNGIENGQLRIASVNVNGIRAAYKNGMGPWLAARDVDILCLQEVRAPDAIVEGFLGEDWHLLHAEAEAKGRAGVLIATRKDRLEPVATRLGIGDDYFATTGRWVEADYVVTGSDGTDQTLTVVSAYVHSGEVGTIKQEDKFRFLDTMIGRLPQLAAGSDHALVVGDLNVGHKTFDIKNWKGNVKRSGFLPEERAYFDRFFGDEIGFKDVARELAGDVDGPYTWWSNRGQAFTNDTGWRIDYHAATPGLLAKAQTCVVDRAESYEARFSDHAPLVVDYKF
- a CDS encoding GAP family protein; amino-acid sequence: MTIAIYAQLAVLALIDSTSIGTLLIPLWLLLRPDARRMVPRILLYLGVLAFFYLLVGIVMLSGADWAISGMGGGSMAAIPAVQWAMVLAGGGMLAYALMAKPGGKDPAKKTVAAGADRASAGSAMSPADTPAVASDPPTGAASVPETPAVEIKWQQRLSTALRSPGGIVGLALIAGLLELPTMLPYVVAIGVLSNSALALPGEIGVLAVYCLVMLLPALVLVGLRLLAGQKLDALLRRLSSKLGAFASETLLWVLGIVGFLLLRGGLSALAPDAPWNPFK
- the trpS gene encoding tryptophan--tRNA ligase — encoded protein: MSEITQRPRVLSGMQPSGDSLHLGNYLGALVNWVKTQDDYQTLFFIPDMHAITVEQDPAELRERTRKTAAQYIAGGIDIEKSTLFVQSHVPEHAQLAWVLNCITGFGEASRMTQFKDKSAKGGQDVASVGLFTYPVLMAADILLYRPQGVPVGDDQRQHVELARDLAKRFNFRFGDTFVVPEAFIQKEGARIYDLQNPTAKMSKSASGPNGLINLLDDPKVTAKRIKSAVTDDDTVVAHDRAAKPGVTNLLEILSTLTDQPVDALVAQYDGKMYGHLKVDVAEAVVERLEPIRKRTLELLDDPAELDSLLAHGAAKAREIASATLADVYEKVGFLPPLGPVD
- a CDS encoding response regulator transcription factor, giving the protein MTEHPALAPAPAPVPARQPITVLIVDDHAAIRLGMRMVVDTSADMEVVGEAGDGGAAVTMARALRPDVVLMDLRMPVMDGIEATRIIVGEGHSTVLVLTTFDQDSQLFGALRAGAAGFLLKTAEPEAITAALRRVHDGDQVIAPEVTARIVAAALSAQTVPAATPADPPGWELLTEREREVFAALGEGLTNYVIGRRLGISEATVKTHVSRVLSKLGLANRVQAALLQK
- a CDS encoding 2'-5' RNA ligase family protein codes for the protein MPGIGQSGASPTPHADSLGVIISLPPALAEQLSERRAEYAGPGSAVVPPHITLVSGRAKEAWNDAAEHVRKVAAAGEPFVISLRGTGTFEPISPVVFLNVADGAHDCVQLHEQLLEGPLEHLLAFDFHPHLTIAHDLDAPNMARAKADMADFSADFEVASIGLYNFIAGGWALREELALGGARRG